Genomic window (Lampris incognitus isolate fLamInc1 chromosome 3, fLamInc1.hap2, whole genome shotgun sequence):
AGATGGAAAAATCGGTAAATTGGAACTTCAGGTGGAATATCTGACCGAACGCTGTGCTGATCTTGAATCGAGGTCTAGGAGGAATAACCTGAGAATCGTTGGCCTACCGGAGAGTTCTGAGTCGCCGCCGCAGCACGAGTTTGCTGCGAGGTTGCTGAAAGACATGCTGAACCTGACCACTCTGCCCAGAGTTGAGAGAGCTCATCGTGTGGGACGCGTGCGGAGCGGGGAGGAAGGGAACCGTCCCGCGGCCAGGCATTACCTGCTCTGCCTGCAGACCTTCAGGGAGAAGGAGGATATTCTGGAGAAGGCGCGGAAGATGGGTGTTCTTAAATACAAGGACACACGGATCCACATCTTTCCGGATCTTTCTACCATCCACGCGCAGAAACGGGCCAAGTTCGATGAGGTTCGGAGGAGGCTGCGACAGGACCACCCCTCCTTCAGATACCACTACAACTTCAGCGCCGGTCTGGTCCTGCTCCCCAAACCCGGAGAGTGTCACGTCTTTGCCGACCCCAAGAAAGCCATGCGGTTTCTGGACGCCCTGGGTCCAGCCTGATCTTGGCGGCTAATCTCCGCTGCTAGCTGCCACTGACCTTCGTTTGTGGACCTGGACTGACGTCTGATGCCGTTCactaatgtgtaattttgctgGGGTAGGTGCCCTGTTCTTGAGTTGAAGTCTGTGTGCTACTTGTAGTCGGCTAGATGGCTATATTTTTTCGTTTCTATGTTAGCCTATCTggtcgctttttttttttacacaataatctgatctaggcctagcctacattattggacgccagtttggataagatttatgcgccattttaaggccgtcttctatgtcctgaagaagttgccagtttaataatatatattatacatattattatagcctacctggctgtttatttatctagcctaaggtgtagggaggtgaggctttctgtaattcatttcataatacatttatcattaagctaattttgttgagtaggcttatgtgtttttgttttccccctcccgactcagccatatattaggctgtaattcaatattggtcgcactctctctggctgtaggcctacttctgaatgttattatttcctgtgtccgaccatggaagtgtggtttgtgtgataggccaaacactcattactgagtaaggttaggttagtggcttattagcctagtgtaacgaccctcacttgtgcaggtgttcgtgatagagattcagaccaggggttcctaacagtggcttttattgcctgcattcacaaataaaacaacaacccatgatatttctgctgcaacgcgactgcatacaagtctccagcggagatggtctagctctctcgtgcatgagctagcaaacaatgtttctcctggctaacctcatgcgttgcatagcatactaaacttacatggaaatcaaaatgcacaacccattaatcttcgtgtaaacaaaagtacaaaacaaaccaaacaaaaggacagacagcactggcatagcgcactgagtgattgtatagttttaacatagaaattcttgactcttgcaatattcataaccaagttattgcacatttacattatacataaaccacgtacctgcattcacaagtaaaacaacaatccatgagatttctgctgcaacgcgactgcatacaagtctaaaatagcataaaaacccaaataagaacaatgctctccataacgcacagcgcagcgtggttgccgccaaaattatactttaactcggttaaaacacttacaaatcactttctatcgttacttttcgagagcattagttagtacaacttatatacatttatatccaacccatagtttgcaaagaaaaacatgttcatttattaaaatatcaaattattcacggagcgctcccaaagcctgcttacctccagcggagatggtctagctctaaggtacgggtagcgcaaatgcccaaaatgtgtcaaagcgaaagtaaatagacaaacagtcgcgcaccctcatatttaaccttagtgaatgcggtacaacatctggggtttacacaaaccatcaaaaagcattggattacaataacatgttaaaatacaaattttgggagaattcacttaatctgagtgaggtcattttcaactctgttacaccagGCCTATCAATACTTTCGTAATAGGCCTACACTTTTCTCCGCCTCCGCCTGGGCTCTAGGCCTATAGCCTATGGTTTTACTTTTAAGGTCGattgtttttgggctactgttcgttgtggcctaattatctacCTATACTGTTTAGGCCTatattttatgttgtttttatagtgtggggaggtgaggttttttgcaattattaatttttatttcataatacagtatgttttttttctcccctcctgactcaggcctagccatatatgaggctataattcaatattggttgCACTTCCGCTGGCTGTAGGCCTACGTCTTAATTTTATTGTCGATGgttgtttttgggctactgttcgttgtggcctaattatctacatatactgtttaggcctatcttttatgttgtttttatattgtggggaggtgaggctttttgcaattattatttttatttcataatacagtatgtgtttttttttctgccttcctgactcaggcctagccattaggctataattcaatattggtcgcactccctctggctgtaggcctGCTTCTAATGTTATTGTCAATGGTTGTTTCTGGGCTACTGTTCGTAGTGGCCTAATTATCTTCATATACTGCTTATCTTTCATGTTGTTTCTTGAATATAATTCTGgtcgaatttgctggatagaagcattgctttgcatacgagtcacagcctagagaaatgcaggaacatctctatgcctgtgtgcgcaatggggttaatgttatgtgggtgggtttagttgggggtttttttttgttactgttttcattgatgcatctttcactcggacgaatgccaggtcagtggtctgtctagtcagccgtttttacactctcagcccatggcgattctaacgtttattagccttaatgccaatggtctgaatcaccatagcaagcgtgttgcactgatggaggtggttcgtaagaggggggcagacatcatccttttacaagaaacccacagatcatcctctgatgtgaacggactagctaataaatatttcaaggttgtggcatcatcgtgcgcaaacagtagaacgagaggggtagcgatactctgccgccgcagattaaatatggttgtgcatgagtgtttctctgacgagtcgggtaggataactttggttaaggtttttgttgaagggcggtgtattgctcttgtatctgcgtatgctcctaatggctgtgtcaaagactttttcaatctacttactgtcactatgttaaaatattccgattgtgctttcgttgtgggggccgattttaacgcggtcatgaataatgtgctggacaggtcagggagtagtgcatcgcatgaccaaaaggcggcctctgatatactcgtaaggtgggctgatgaggtgggtgtgatggacctttggagaaggtttaatccatctgctaaggacttttcattttattcagcaaggcataagtccttctcgagaatcgattatatttttgtttcgcagggcttattccaaaatattgataatgttatacttgtccccatgacccttgtcgatcacaaagcagtgttagctaaggcctctatccgcccttctttaaacaaggccccttgctggcgcttcaacacctccctcccGAATGATGAGTAATTTAAGACACAGTTTGTGGCTGCTATGAAAGACTTTTTAGTTATTAATGTCGGATCAGTTGGTGACCCAAGGATTCTTTGGAATGCGATTAagggttttattttgaataatactacagtatatacttcgactctaagtaaggcgagggctaggaagctttgtgatcttgaaaataggttaatcgctctggacagtcagttacaggccaaatacagtgacagcacagccttacagcgcattttagttaaaaaagaaataaattatctccttaaacgaagagctgaattccaaatacaccgctcaaggcagttttattattttaatggggcaaggccgagtcatctgcttgccatgcgtttgaaatctaatgaacattttgttgatatttctactgtcaaggatgctgatggcatagtcagatctgatcctgtgcaggtgaacagggtattccagtccttttatgtagacctgtacgcctctgaggttactccagatgcagccaagcataaagattttctagacaatctcgtactacctcgtctcacagaagaggaatctgcctcactgaactctcctgtcactctggatgagttgaaggaggcggttaaggctatgcgcagaggcaaatcgcctgggtatgatggcatcccccccgaattctatttaactttttgggaagttctgggtccacaccttctcaacatgatattgttttctattgatgaagggtctcctgcaagggatgtgaatattgctattatttcattattattgaagaaaggcaaagatcccactgaatgtggcaattatagacctctttctctgctcaatgctgatgttaagatttacgctaaaactttagcaggccgcctccaaaattatatgcttaagttagtacactgcgaccagactgggtttatcagaacaaggctggcctctgacaatgtcagacgtttgctccacattattgacaaagcttctagcattagaacacctgctgctgtgctgtcacttGATGCTCTTAAAGCTTTTGACCGCCTTGAGTGGTCTTTTCTCTGGTCTGTGCTGGCTGCCATGGGTATCGGTGATCCCTTTATTAATATGATCAGGGTGATGTATGCTAACCCTACTGCTAGAGTTCTAACCAGGAAGACTTCTTCACCCTTGTTTGATATAGCCAGGGGCTCCAGGCAGGGTTGTCCCCTTAGCCCCCTGCTGTTTGCGCTCTCACTGGAACCCCTAGCACAGACTATTAGGCAGTCTGATCTCGTTGTTCCCCTCGTGCTCAATGGTACCTCTCACCTTATTTCGTTATACGCGGACGATTGTCTCCTGTATGTAGCCGATGCCCCCAAATCAATTCCTCCTCTCCTGGATATTTTTAACCAATTTAGTTCTTTAtcagtatggcttcatgccacgaaagagcaccacagatgcgatgtttgttttagaatgttgattgagaagtatagagaaggccagaaagagttgcattgtgtctttgtagatttagagaaagcttatgacagagtgccgagagaggaggtttggtattgtatgaggaagtcaggagttgcagagaagtatgtaggagtggtgcaggatacgtatgagggaagtatgacaatggtgaggtgtgcggttggaatgacagatgggttcaaggtggaggtgggattacatcaaggatcggctcttagccctttcttgtttgcaatggtgatggacaggttgacggacaagatgtaACGGGTTGTAACGGGGGGTTACCATATTTTTATCTTGCAGAGAATCAAATACCCATATTTGGGTTATTATTGGGTTATTATTGCAAAACAACACATCATTCCCCCGAGACTAAATCCAATTCTCTTAAAAGGATGCTAGGGCCTGCTTTCAGGTACTGGCCTCATCGTTATAAAGTACCTCGATGGTGCCCTATTGTTATCAGGCTCCATTATATAAAGAATAACCTTAGAGGCAGGTAGCAAGGTGATATGTATAATGAAACTCCTACCTTTGCTGTGAAGATTATGTTAAATGGTATGGAAATTAAGGGGGGGATCCTAATAATAGATATATTTGGAACGTACTTATTAATTATACAACTCCTCATGCAATTTTTTTTTGAATTCTCAGTTTGAAAACATCGACTGGAATGTAGTACGGACCTTTAATGATAAGTTTTGTGTCACCCACAAAGTTAAAGATGTATATTTCAAAATAATTCATCTTGTTTATCCAACCAATCAgacacttaaaaaatacaaacgcGACATTGATGTAAAATGTGTGTTTTTTGGAGCTCCTCATACACgtgcacatttttcctttggatttTACCTTCATGGCTGTTATATGTACATTGACTGCACATTCAAGACATCGTGGACAACAGACTACCATATAATACAATGTACCAGCAGTTTAATTACGGATTTCAATAAACTGTTATCAATATATTTAAACCAATTTATGAGATGTTGCTATTCTGTAGTAGTTTATTAATGCATTCAATATAAGATAAATATTTCCAGCCACTTTTCCATCTCACACAGGAAGCTGAGCTGAAAGAGGCGACAGATCGCCACCAAGAGTGTGTTTGCCCACATGAAGAAAGCGTGATTTTAAAATGAAATTCTCTAGAAATGACGACTTTTTTGATCGTCCATGGTTGTCCAACAATTCAAGCAACTGGTAAACGACTGTTGATCTGAATCCAATTCTTTTAAAAGGTTTTAGAAACCGAATATTGGAGCGTGTTGCAGTCACTGGCAGTGTATAGATGAGGTTTCACATGTCTCGAAACGGAAGGCAAACGTCTGCTCCACTCTAACTTGGTTTATTATGAGGTGCCAAAGGTCTCCTTCATGATCGatattgtttataagtgattgtttgACTTGAGAAGGTGATTTTTGGTGTTTTATCGGAGAGAGAAAACACAAGTGTGGCAGCGCTCCGGCAGCGCAGACGCCAGACTGGGGCAGTTGAGTCTCTCTGGTTCTCACAGTGTGTTTATATCCCTGCCTGCGCTCCTTCCCCTCTATCAGCCTACTGGCTCTGTTGAGTTCGCGTCTCCCAACagtagaagaaaaagaagactAAAGACTAAATGGCAGAAGTCGCTCCCGCACCGGCAGCCGCCGCCGCTCCGGCAAAAGCGGCCAAGAAGAAAGCCCCCCGCCCCAAGAAGAGTGGCCCCAGCGTCGCGGAGCTCATCGTCAAAGCCGTGTCGGCCTCCAAGGAGAGAAGCGGCGTGTCTTTGGCAGCGCTGAAGAAGACTCTGGCTGCCGACGGCTACGACGTGGAGAAGAACAAGGCCCGCGTCAAAGTGGCCGTCAAGAGCCTGGTAACCAAGGGCGCTCTGGTGCAGGTCAAAGGAACCGGCGCCTCGGGCTCCTTCAAAATCAATAAGAAAGCGGAAGACGCCAAGAAACCCGCCAAGAAAGCGGTAAAAGCAAAGAAAGCCGTGGCCAAGAAACCCGCAGCCGCCAAGAAGGCGGCAGCTAAGAAACCCGCAGCCGCCAAGAAGTCCCCGAAGAAGGCCAAGAAACCTGTGGCAGCCAAGAAGCCCAAGAGCCCCAAGAAGGCCGCCAAAAGCCCCAAGAAGGCGGTCAAAAAGCCCGCCACCCCCAAGAAGACCGCAGCTAAGAAGGCTGCTAAGCCCAAGACGGTCAAGCCGAAGGCGGCCAAACCAAAGAAGGCGGCCGCCAAGAAGAAGTAGATGGACACGTCGTCTTGAAACACCtccaaaggctcttttaagagccaaccaCAATCACAATGAAAGAGCATTTCGCAACAACACAACCTCACCTataaacgtcttgatgcatgctctacAATAGATCATCCAGCTAAGAACATTACACAAACTTAAACCGATTCAtcttggatacaatgtttatcgacAGTTTACCTAGAAACGATAATATGACTGAAAGGGATTGTTACGACTTCATCGTTCGTCACACTTTATTACTCTGAAATGACACAAAACACCTCAGTTCTCCAGTGGTTGGTTAGACCAGACACAGCATTTGACTGGAAGACagctttgttttgggggggggggggggcatgacagtATAGCCACAAGTCTATGTTAATTCTCTATATCCTATAGCTGTAGTTGATTTAGTGACGTCACTGTTGGTGTTGTAACTGCTGCAGACTGACATGCCCTGTTTAAAATACATAATGACAGTTTTACAGTAAGTTTTAAAGTAACAAAACCATTAAACTGTACAAGGATATTTTCAGAGGAATGATGTcacttgtttcttttgtttgtttgatttttctcttatttattttctttctctttGTATGAGTTGTTTTCTCGTTTTCATAATCCCTAGTAGATTTGTTTTGTAATTATTTATTCAGTCATTTCTCAGTACAATTTTGTGGAATACATGTCTGCTATATTTGTACATTTCAATATTTTGCAATAAAGTTTATTAAATAAAAGACTGGCACGCCATAATGCAACAGGCAGTGACAGATTAACAAATAAGCAATCAATCAATAGATCAACAATCTACAAATTATTGGCTATTGTAAATAGCTTGGGTTAAAAGCGCCCATTAAATGAGAATATAAAAACAGTTTAACATAATTTTTCATAAAATCGTTCCTTACACGTTTAAAAATATATTATTGAACCCGTATAGCAGTTACTTATGGATGAGCCACACGCTTGTTTTTTTTATACATATAAAATAGCTCCTGCTTGCTGAACGTgataccttttttttctttttctcataaccaccttaaatttttttgtttactttaaaACAATATCTActactagtatatatatatattttttttttactaaaacaTTAGTTGTATTAGCTCAGGTCAATGAGGCCTACAGGCCATAAATAGCAAATAGAAGTTCAAAACTTGTAATGCTCACAAGAACTTAAGTTTATATTGATCTAAAAACATTAGGTGATAATATATGTATTATTATGGATTTGTAATCCGCTATAATGGAGCGGTCATTTTGGACCGGGAACACAAAATTAATGTGCAAGGAACAACAGGAAGACTACTCTAGTCCAAGGAGTCACGCGACACGGAGCATGCGCAGTCAGCTGACAGTATTTGACCAATCTTACACGAGGACCAGCACAGTAAAACTTGCATCAATTGTGTACAAATACAGCGTCTGAGCATAGCCGCCACCATTACTCTTGTAGAATTACGAGTGTAGCGTCATGCCTGAACCCGCCAAGTCAGCGCCCAAAAAGGGCTCCAAGAAAGCCGTGACCAAAGCCGCCGGCAAGGGAGGTAAGAAGCGAAGAAAGACCAGGAAGGAGAGCTACGCCATCTACGTGTACAAGGTCCTGAAGCAGGTGCACCCCGATACCGGCATCTCCTCCAAGGCCATGGGCATCATGAACTCTTTCGTTAACGACATCTTCGAGCGCATCGCCGGTGAGGCTTCTCGCCTGGCGCATTACAACAAGCGCTCCACCATCACCTCCAGGGAGATCCAGACCGCCGTCCGCCTGCTGCTCCCCGGGGAGCTGGCCAAGCACGCCGTGTCTGAGGGCACCAAGGCCGTCACCAAGTACACCAGCTCCAAGTAATCTGCCCATTGGCCCAAACaaacggctcttttaagagccacgcACAACCTCACCAGAGAGCTGTTCTGTTATCAGTGATACTTTACCATGTGCTGTGACGTCCAACACCGGAACAGTTTAATTCTCACACAGCTATAGAAATAAAAGTTGGCTGGGCTTGATTTGTTAGCTGTTCGTGGATACAAGGGAAATTGGGTAGTCCGATCCCTCTAGTGATCTATGAAGCCTCCACATTCTCATTTCCCTCACGCATGCATCAAAGGGAAATCCGATCAGTTACGAATTCGAGTCTGGTCTTTTTTAGAGTCGCATCTAAAAATACTTACATTTTTTACAAGTTTATTGGGTGATGGTTTAATTACTCAATGTGTATTTATTTTTTGATAATTGTAAGTAAACCTTTGAAGTCTAACAACAGATCTATGGACATGTGTACAAATGTTCCTCCATTGTCACCAGTCAACATGAGCTTTGTTAAAGGatcagtttagtttttttttactcatttttCTTCAAAATCTTTAAAACCTTGTTTTCTTACCAGTC
Coding sequences:
- the LOC130110050 gene encoding histone H1-like; the encoded protein is MAEVAPAPAAAAAPAKAAKKKAPRPKKSGPSVAELIVKAVSASKERSGVSLAALKKTLAADGYDVEKNKARVKVAVKSLVTKGALVQVKGTGASGSFKINKKAEDAKKPAKKAVKAKKAVAKKPAAAKKAAAKKPAAAKKSPKKAKKPVAAKKPKSPKKAAKSPKKAVKKPATPKKTAAKKAAKPKTVKPKAAKPKKAAAKKK
- the LOC130110089 gene encoding histone H2B 1/2-like, producing the protein MPEPAKSAPKKGSKKAVTKAAGKGGKKRRKTRKESYAIYVYKVLKQVHPDTGISSKAMGIMNSFVNDIFERIAGEASRLAHYNKRSTITSREIQTAVRLLLPGELAKHAVSEGTKAVTKYTSSK